The Sinomicrobium kalidii genome contains a region encoding:
- a CDS encoding response regulator, translating to MTYKIIIVDDHQMFMDGLVSIFEDIDAMEVALKTDKAKTVMTYLEHTNDIDLVISDISMPEMDGIELNSHIKKNFPQVSTLMVSMHNNPNMFHQLKQNGVDGYVQKNASKTELIKAVKTVLSGENYFSDVVTQTYKDSLFTSQKAKEGPLSKRELQVLELIAREYTTNEIAEKLFISKHTVETYRKNLLLKLGAKNLAGLTKHAIYLGLI from the coding sequence ATGACCTATAAGATAATTATTGTTGATGACCATCAAATGTTTATGGATGGGCTGGTCAGCATTTTTGAAGACATCGATGCTATGGAAGTTGCCTTAAAAACGGATAAGGCAAAAACGGTGATGACCTACCTGGAACATACCAATGATATCGACCTGGTCATTTCCGATATAAGTATGCCCGAAATGGACGGTATTGAATTGAACAGTCATATAAAGAAGAATTTTCCGCAGGTAAGCACCCTTATGGTAAGTATGCACAATAACCCGAATATGTTTCATCAATTAAAACAGAACGGTGTAGATGGGTATGTTCAGAAAAATGCATCAAAGACCGAGTTGATAAAAGCGGTAAAAACCGTTTTGTCCGGTGAAAATTACTTTTCGGATGTTGTCACACAAACGTATAAAGATAGTTTGTTTACATCCCAAAAAGCAAAAGAGGGCCCCTTGAGCAAGCGGGAATTACAGGTGCTGGAACTGATAGCCCGGGAATATACCACGAACGAAATAGCCGAGAAATTGTTCATCAGCAAGCATACTGTTGAAACCTATCGTAAAAACCTGTTGCTAAAGTTAGGCGCCAAAAACCTTGCCGGCCTTACCAAGCATGCCATTTATCTGGGGTTGATCTAA
- a CDS encoding tetratricopeptide repeat-containing sensor histidine kinase, translating to MHSLKYLTSHTCLFIVVLLSIQLCLSQQPVNAVDWFKKGVTLIDRQQNYTKGIKALDSAMQLNPSRELLIQIKFAKGVALNSQGNLSEAVTTLKENIPLINTCDETQKIKFHANNYRVLGDTYKSKGELLRAMEHYQKALAFSEKYTAPGRAMVLHQIAVLLEEKEEYAEAEKYLHLATDEHLSDHLRLGKYINLGEIYTKTGRLNEAKQHYVKAQKFAEKANNNNALCYIYLGFATVSFENKNYEQAIDYYEKTITLSEKIGSQLVTTSSLLQLAIAYDKTGQYFEALPYLDQAAEFLEKEPSRTYLLHLYNTYALVYEKTGNYEKSIVYLKKAATLKDSIFNTEKNKQFEELKIAYETKKKQQEIELLTLQKKKNELEIFQQEEALKNLSLEKELEASRQQNTILQLQKNTAANENKIALLKKGREIARAEASKSRLLKNAYLIGFVIFSVPLGVLLFVYYQKLKTQKALAAKQKELNQKQVANLVKEQQLKTIRASIEGQERERKRIAQELHDAVGGSLAAVKLQLDHLSGEVPKLSDVIDHLDETYEQVRHISHDLLSKKIQENAFTGLIRNYLQDIASSTSVEINFTFFNEAWVNQTGNDIQAAMYKIIQELINNTIKHAAASAVEIQLNAHADMINLLFEDNGKGFVKKENKKGVGLQNIRERVQSLNGSIAIDSKAGRGTLVNITIPIKKQQNDL from the coding sequence TTGCACTCATTGAAGTATCTGACTTCCCATACCTGTTTGTTTATTGTTGTACTGCTGTCCATACAGTTATGTCTGTCGCAGCAACCTGTAAATGCCGTAGATTGGTTTAAGAAAGGAGTCACCCTGATCGACCGGCAGCAAAACTATACTAAAGGTATAAAAGCCCTCGATTCTGCCATGCAATTAAACCCTTCCAGGGAATTGCTTATTCAGATAAAATTTGCCAAAGGTGTAGCATTAAATAGTCAGGGTAATCTCTCTGAGGCTGTAACAACATTAAAAGAGAACATTCCCCTGATCAATACCTGTGATGAAACACAAAAAATTAAATTTCACGCTAATAATTACAGGGTCTTGGGAGACACCTACAAAAGCAAAGGAGAGCTTTTACGGGCTATGGAGCATTACCAGAAGGCATTAGCGTTTTCTGAAAAATATACCGCTCCCGGCAGGGCAATGGTGCTGCACCAGATAGCTGTGTTATTAGAGGAAAAAGAGGAATATGCAGAAGCCGAAAAATACCTTCATTTAGCAACAGATGAACACCTCAGTGATCACTTAAGACTGGGGAAGTACATCAACCTTGGCGAAATTTATACAAAAACCGGCCGATTGAATGAGGCAAAACAACACTACGTTAAAGCACAAAAATTTGCTGAAAAGGCCAATAACAATAATGCATTATGTTATATATACCTCGGTTTTGCCACTGTATCTTTTGAAAACAAAAACTATGAACAAGCTATAGATTATTATGAAAAAACGATAACACTTTCTGAAAAAATCGGGAGCCAACTAGTTACAACCTCCTCTTTGCTCCAGCTGGCCATTGCATACGACAAAACAGGACAATATTTTGAAGCGTTACCTTATTTAGACCAGGCTGCAGAATTTTTGGAAAAAGAACCTTCGCGTACCTATTTACTGCACCTGTATAACACTTACGCATTGGTTTATGAAAAAACCGGAAATTATGAAAAGAGTATTGTTTACCTGAAAAAAGCAGCAACTTTAAAAGACAGTATTTTTAATACAGAAAAAAACAAGCAATTCGAAGAACTAAAAATAGCTTATGAAACGAAAAAGAAACAACAGGAAATAGAATTGCTTACCCTCCAGAAAAAGAAAAACGAACTGGAAATTTTTCAACAGGAGGAAGCTTTGAAAAACCTAAGTCTCGAAAAAGAACTGGAAGCTTCCAGACAGCAAAATACCATTCTTCAATTACAGAAGAATACCGCGGCAAATGAGAACAAGATTGCATTACTGAAAAAGGGCAGGGAAATAGCCAGGGCAGAAGCAAGCAAGTCACGGCTTTTAAAAAATGCCTATCTCATCGGCTTTGTTATTTTTAGTGTGCCGTTGGGCGTGCTTCTTTTTGTCTACTATCAAAAACTAAAAACACAAAAGGCACTGGCCGCAAAACAGAAAGAATTGAATCAAAAGCAAGTGGCAAATCTTGTAAAAGAACAACAATTAAAAACCATCCGGGCCTCCATTGAAGGGCAGGAACGGGAAAGAAAGCGTATAGCACAGGAATTGCACGACGCTGTTGGTGGAAGCCTGGCGGCCGTAAAATTGCAGTTGGATCATCTTTCTGGCGAAGTGCCAAAACTAAGTGACGTTATTGACCACCTTGACGAAACCTATGAACAGGTGCGGCATATTTCACACGATTTATTGTCAAAAAAAATTCAGGAGAACGCTTTTACCGGTCTTATCAGGAATTACCTTCAGGATATTGCTTCTTCCACATCGGTTGAGATCAACTTTACTTTCTTTAATGAAGCGTGGGTTAATCAAACCGGGAATGATATACAGGCCGCGATGTATAAAATAATACAAGAACTGATAAACAACACCATTAAACACGCAGCAGCCTCTGCTGTTGAAATTCAGTTAAATGCCCATGCGGATATGATTAACCTACTGTTCGAAGATAACGGAAAGGGCTTTGTCAAAAAAGAAAATAAAAAAGGGGTAGGGCTTCAAAACATCCGGGAGCGGGTACAATCGTTAAACGGAAGCATAGCGATTGATTCAAAAGCAGGAAGGGGCACGCTGGTAAACATTACAATTCCAATAAAAAAACAGCAAAATGACCTATAA